The following nucleotide sequence is from Deltaproteobacteria bacterium.
CCACCCAGAGGGAGGAGATTCCCGAGCTCGCGATCACAATTATTCTCTATCCTTTCCTGCTACCCTGTCATACCGCGATTCCAGCCAGAGAGCAGTCTCGACAGCACCATCGATTCTAATTTCCCCGCTCCTTGTGGGGCGACCTCTGGCAAGCTTTCTGGCAACCGCTGCTGCCAGCCAGTCTACATCCAGAGTCTCTACTGCCTCCACATCGACAAGACGCGATAGCTTGTCCACCCTGAACCGCTGTTCACGGTTCTGCTCGAAAGGCCAGAGAAGCGCTGGTACTCCACAGGCAACCACGTTCATGCAAGTATTGTATCCAGCCATACTGATAGAGAGATCTGCAGCATCAAGATAAGAAAGGAATAGCCTGGTAAAACGGCGGACAGTCACATTGGTGTATGCCCTGGCCTGCAACTGTTCAAATTCCAGCTCGCTCATATAGGGCCCAGTGAACATGAACAACCACATTCTCTTTTTGCCAGTCAATTCACGGTAAACATCCAGCACTGCATGCAGCAGCGGCGCCCCTACCCTGCCCCCGCCAATGCTGGCCACGAGCACTGTTTCCGCTGCGCCGATCCCCAGGCGCTCTCGCAGTTTGGCGCCGGCATGCTCCTCTGGTCTGGCTGTGACGAACCCGGTGTACACCACAGGGATCTGAATATGCTCAGTGCTGCGAAAGGACTCAGCCAAAGTGACTACGGCAGGGTCAGCATGAACCAGCAGTGCATCGAAGTAGGTGTTGAGTACAGCCAGCACTCGCTGCTCATAGGCTCGCTGATCTTGCTTTTCAACCAGGATGTCTCTCAGGCTGCAGACAACCCTGGTTGGTCCCAACTCTCCGGAGCGAATACCCTCGAGGATAGGCAGCAATTCGAACTTGAAGCTGTTGCGCCCGAAAGGATACAGCTCCACTAGAAAAAGATCAGGGTTGAAGCTCCTCATGAGCGCCATTAATATCCTTTGCCTCTCTTTCTTTACCTCCTTCAGTGAGCGGCCGGCTTCACCTGGATACACTCTGGTAAATTCCGGGTCCATTCTCAGTTCAGGCAGCTGGCAAGTGCGCACCTGCTCCGGCAGCTCGATTTCCACAACAGGGCCTCCGGTGACCAGCACCACCTGGTGCCTCCTGAAAGCCCTGGTCAACTCCACGGTGCGGAATAGATGTCCCATGCCGAGGACATGCTGGCAGTATTGCACTATTTTCATCACTCTATGGGCTCATTCAGGCGCGCAACAGCAATATCAGCAGCATTGCAGGAAAGACGATGCAGCCGGTGCGGCTGCAGCAGCGGCGGTTCTTCCGGCAAGAACATCCTTTGCAAGGCCCGGTAAATTAAACACTTCAGTACTCCTCCATGAGTTACCACCAACAGTCGGCCGCCCTCGAATTCACTGCACAGATCTTTCACAGCCATGCTGCTGCGGAGAAAAAGTTCTTCTCTGCTTTCACCCCCTGGAGGCCGAAACTGCCATCCGCGTCTTTGCTGTACTGCCAGTTCTTCAGGATCCAGATCAACAATTCTCAGCCCCGACCAGCAGCCCCAGTCAAGCTCCCGCAAGCGCGGCTCAATAGACCAGGACAATCCTAGACTCTTGTTGAGAAGATGGGCGGTCTGCCTGGCCCTGCCGAGGTCGCTCGACACAAGATGATTCCATTTGTGCCGGCGCAAGGCTCTCCCCCATGCCATCGCATGCAGGCGGCCCTCATAGGTGAGCATGCTGTCCTGCTGGCCCTGGATGCGCATTTCTCTGTTCCAGACGGTTTCAGCATGGCGAAGCAATACCACTTCCGTTGTCTGCTGCTCACGTCTCACTGGCAGTATCCAGGCGATCTCTTTGCAGCTGCTCTCTCAGCTGTCCTAGCTGTCTCACAAATAATTTCATTTACTCGACCGTAATTCCGCAGAAGGTCGTGATGCTGTCTGACGTATTGCTGGGCGGCCTGTCCCATTTGATACCGCTGTTGCCTGTCTAGTACCAATTTTTCTGTGGCGGCAATAAGTTGTTCTGTGCTGTAGGGCTCCACCAGCAGACCGCTCACGCCATTGGCCACAACCTCAGGAACACCACCATCCGCAAAAGCTACCACTGGCAGTCCGCATGACTGCGCTTCAAGAAAAACCATTCCCAGAGACTCCCTGATACCGGGAAAAAGGAACAGGTCACCGGCGCTATAGAATCGATACATTTCCTCTCGGGGTACCTGGCCAACAAAACGAACTCTATCCTGAAGCCAACCTTTTGCCAGGCGCTCCAGGGTTCTTTTTTCTGAACCTCGCCCGGCAATAGCCAGGTAGATGGAATTATTCTTTTGCCGCAATTTTCCACAACAGCGAATCACCAGGCCGATTCCATCACTTTTCACCCCGGGGCGAAACATGGCGGCAGACAAGACTACCACTTCGTCAGTTATTCCCCATTCATGCCGTAGCTGCTCTCTGGCCATGGGATCAAACTGGAACCTGTCGGGCTCGAGACCGGGCACTATATAGCTCAGTTTTTCCTGGGGCAGGAGTCTCTCGAGATTCAGTAAATCTTCCTTTCTATTGGTGAATACGTGCGCAGCCGCAAGCAGGGCGTAGCGATTCAACATGAATCCTGGCCAGGTCCGCCAGTCTTTCTTTCTTTTGGTGGAATAGATTCCTTGAAATATGAGGTAGGGAATCTGCAAACGCCTGCAGCAAAAAGGCCCGATTATGTCTGGCGCCTTATAATAAGTGTGATAGCTGAACCAGAGGTCCACCTGCATTTCTCTGGCCCTTTGGCAGGAGCGCTGCAATGCCAGCATTGCTCTGGGCCACAACCAGGGTCGCCAGTAGACCCACCTGGCACGAAATCTACTCATCACTCCAAGGCTGTGGCCACACTGCTGCAGGTAGTGGTAAAGTCCGGTGCCGATGGTGAGATCTCCTGACGGACGTGGATGAGAAAGTGGTTTAAAGGGCGCATAAAAGCCGATACGTAGCATTGTCTCTCAATGGCTGCTGGGGCATGCTTACCCTACTACCAATTTGCCGCTGTCTTCAGTAAGTGCCAAGAGCAGCGTAGCTAGCCAGCCATGACCTTGCCTGGTCGTCTCGGCAAACCCGCATCTGCAAACAACTCCCCCAGCTGGCCGATAAGATGTCGATTGTCGAACTGGCGCAGCACCTTGTCTCGGGCCGCCTGAATAATGCTGCTGCGCAGCTCCTGGTCCAGCAACAGCCTTTTCATTGCTGCGGCCATGGCTTCGGGTCGACCTGGCGGCACCAGCAGGCCATGGCGACCATCTTCCAGTGCTTCCGGAATGGCAGAAACCGTCGTGGCCACTACCGGTAGTCCCATGGCCATACTTTCAAGAAGCACGTTGGGAATACCATCTCTGTCACCGTTTCTGGCCACCTCGCAGCCCAGGACAAAGAGATCAGAATTCTGGTAATGCTGCAGAACTTCCTCGTGAGGCAGCGTGCCGAGCCATTCGCTCATCCGACCAAGATGGAGCCGAGCGAGTTCCTGGAGGATCTGCTGCCTCTGTTCGCCATCCCCTATGAGGGAATAATGAAAGTCCGTCCCCCTATCTCGCAGCAGCTTCAAAGCACGGAACACTGTGGGCAGCCCTTTTTTTTCCACCAGACGCGCCACCGACAATAATCTATAGGGCGGCTCAGGTCTCCGCTGTGTAGAAACTGCGGAAAAAAGGCGCACATCAATGCCATGATAGATGCAGTGAATGGGGCCAGCTCCAGCAGCAAGTCGCTCGAGATACCTTTTATTGTATTGTGTACAGGTAACCACAAATTGCGCCAGTCTGATCTTTTCCTCGAGCTGCTCGGGAGCCGAGGTGTAAATGTCTTTGGCGTGCGCCGTAAAACTGAAGGGCAAACCAGAGAGACAGCTGCTAAACAAGGCCACCGAAGTAGGCGAATGAGCAAAGTGAGCGTGAATATGCTGTACCCCCGAGTTGGGCAAAACCGCATGGACAAGGTAGCCTGCCTGCAGCAGATGCTTGATAGAGGCAAGCTTGTGGCTGCGCCTGTAGCGTTTCACCATGAGCCTGTACGCTTTTGCGTAGGCTGCAGGCCGCCTGCCCATCAACTGGACATTGTGGTACATCAAGCGGGCAAGGGGTGCGATGAGCGTTTCCGGCAAATAGTCCACGGGTGCTTTGATCTGGCTGACGCTCTTATGACTAAAGGCTTCTCGCGGCTGGCGCATAGAAATGATATGCAGAGGAAACCCCATGTCTTCCAGGAGTAGAATCTCATTTGAGATAAAGGTCTCTGAGATGCGGGGGTAGCCTTTGAGCAGGAAACCAAGCACTTTTTCAGGACGACAGGTCATATACAAACTCTAGAGATGGCTGCTGGCATGGCAACGACGGGCTCTAGGCTCTGCACTCTGGCAGGAAACAATCACCCAGTATCTTGATACGAACAGAGGAGCCAGGAGTTTTCACACTCCACCATTCATGGCCAATCATCTGCCTTGGTGTAGCTGTCTGCCGAAGGGCGCTCCCTAACGCTAAGCAGTATCGGTTGACGGCAAAATGAAAGTGCACCCCTTGCACTAGCCGATTGCTGCCGGCTAACCTGAAGGCTGAGCCAGTGGCTCAGTATTACAATGGCGCCATGGCGCAATTGCTTGCCGAAATAGATAGCAACACAGGGCAACGCAGGCTAAAGCCTGCGGCTACCAACTGGCTGCCGATCTTGGTTATCAGGTGCATTTCAATTTTGCCATCAACCGAAACTTCTAACCGATAGCCAGGTTTTAGAAGCCTCTGCCCTTACCTGACCCATGGCTCCGGCAAGCCGTACAGGGTCTGTTACGTCTTTCGGCTAGCCGTTTCGAGGAAGAATGCTAACATGTAAAGCGCTGTCCAGTCCAGCAGGAAGAGCTCGTTCATTGCCGCGGCAATCAGACATCTGCACATACGATGTTGGTTGCAATACTCTGGGGAAATTCTCCAGATGATTGTCTGGCTATTGCGTGAATCGCAGCGGCCTGGCTGGAAAGGCTTAGATATTCGCAGGCAACGCCTGAATGTTGGCTGGACCAGAACCAGCTGAGGGCAAGCACCAACTGCCCCATTAGGGCCTGCATGAAATAAGGATGTGCCAGGAAGGGTCTCGGCCAGCTGCTGTCAGCAGGAAATCATGCACTCGCAGTCATGCTGCATGAATTCCTCTGTTGATCCCCTTCATTGTTCAGCAGGCGAAATTCGGCAAGCCGCCGCCGAATTACTTCTATGGCAGTAAAGCGGAAGTCTTCTATGGCCTGCAGGTAAGGCTCCGGCCGTTCGAGAAGAGAATGCACTTTCTGACGGAGCAAATCTGGTTCGAGCTGCCGCCACGGAATATAGTCCACCAGTTGATGCTTGTGCAGGATCTGCGCCCGTATGAGCTGCTCCCGCCTCGGTTGCTCTCGCGGCACGATGAGAGAGAGCTTTTTCTGGCTCAACAGTTCACAAACCGTATTGTAGCCGCCCATGCTTACCACCAGATCAGCAGCACCGATTATTCGCTCCATCCGTCGGTAGAAGCGATAGAAGCGGATTTGTAGACGCCTCGCCCGCCGGGCAATCTCGTTGCGCTTCTTTTTGGGCATAAAGGGTCCGGTGATAATAACCGTCTTGTAGTAAGGAAGTTCTGCTTCATTCTCCAACATGGTCAGGTAGGTGTCCGTCAAGGCATAGCCGTCACCCCCACCTCCAGTTGTGACCACCACCAGTTTGTCTCCTGCACCGAGTCCTTGCTCTCGCCTCACCTCCCTCAGGGTGGCTGGCTTGGTTACCGCCCGGGCAATATAGCCGGTAAACAAGGTCTTGCGGGCGATTGATTCAGGAAGCTGATATTCTCTGATAGGATCGTAATATTCTTGTTTGCCATACACCCAAATTTCCGAGTAGTATCGCTGCAAAACCTGATAGACGCCTTTTTCTTCCCAGTCCCGCCGCGTACTTTCCGCATCGTCCATTATGTCTCTCAGGCCCAGCACTGTTCTGGTGCGGGGTTGACAGCGCTGCATCCATTTCAGGGTGGGAATAACCTCCCTTTTAAGACCCAGGGGAGCTTTATCAACAATAAACAGGTCTGGCTGAAAGGCCTTGGCTGTGGCGGTGATAATTGTCTGCCTGATGTTGAGAGCATGCTTGGCATCTATTTTGATGGAAAGCGGCAGGTACTCTTCATTGGTCATCTTGATCATGCCGGGAATTCTGACAAAATCAATCTGGCTGGGAAAATCGAAACGACCCACAATAGGAGAACCCGTAAGGATGAGGATATTGACATTTGGTTCTCTCAGTTGCGTGGCTATAGCCAGAGTACGCCGGATATGGCCCAGGCCATAGGTGTCGTGAGAGTACATGAGAATATTGTAGGTGGGCCTACGGGCCATGCCAGTTTCCAGTCGGTGTGGGTATCAAAAATATAATAGGAAGGTACTTCCGAGTGGCCCTTTTGGTTCAACGGCCAAAACAGAGAGACTTTACTAGATGGATCTTCAAAGGTCAAGAGAAACTCCCGACTCCTGGCGGTGTGATTGAATGGCGTAGGGTTCTGCAAGTGAACCGTCTTAGGTGGGCAAAAACAGCTAGTTCAATAGAGGTCCCATTATTCCAGGGCTCAGGCAGCTTTTGGCAGCCAAAAAATCATTGCCACTGGCGCTATGCGCCAACATGTATTTCTTTCTTCTTCCTCCTCAGCCTTCTTCTATTCCACTCTTGATACAGATGGGGATAGGTGACCTTCCACA
It contains:
- a CDS encoding glycosyl transferase, whose product is MKIVQYCQHVLGMGHLFRTVELTRAFRRHQVVLVTGGPVVEIELPEQVRTCQLPELRMDPEFTRVYPGEAGRSLKEVKKERQRILMALMRSFNPDLFLVELYPFGRNSFKFELLPILEGIRSGELGPTRVVCSLRDILVEKQDQRAYEQRVLAVLNTYFDALLVHADPAVVTLAESFRSTEHIQIPVVYTGFVTARPEEHAGAKLRERLGIGAAETVLVASIGGGRVGAPLLHAVLDVYRELTGKKRMWLFMFTGPYMSELEFEQLQARAYTNVTVRRFTRLFLSYLDAADLSISMAGYNTCMNVVACGVPALLWPFEQNREQRFRVDKLSRLVDVEAVETLDVDWLAAAVARKLARGRPTRSGEIRIDGAVETALWLESRYDRVAGKDRE
- a CDS encoding histidine phosphatase family protein, which encodes MRREQQTTEVVLLRHAETVWNREMRIQGQQDSMLTYEGRLHAMAWGRALRRHKWNHLVSSDLGRARQTAHLLNKSLGLSWSIEPRLRELDWGCWSGLRIVDLDPEELAVQQRRGWQFRPPGGESREELFLRSSMAVKDLCSEFEGGRLLVVTHGGVLKCLIYRALQRMFLPEEPPLLQPHRLHRLSCNAADIAVARLNEPIE
- a CDS encoding glycosyltransferase family 4 protein, translated to MLRIGFYAPFKPLSHPRPSGDLTIGTGLYHYLQQCGHSLGVMSRFRARWVYWRPWLWPRAMLALQRSCQRAREMQVDLWFSYHTYYKAPDIIGPFCCRRLQIPYLIFQGIYSTKRKKDWRTWPGFMLNRYALLAAAHVFTNRKEDLLNLERLLPQEKLSYIVPGLEPDRFQFDPMAREQLRHEWGITDEVVVLSAAMFRPGVKSDGIGLVIRCCGKLRQKNNSIYLAIAGRGSEKRTLERLAKGWLQDRVRFVGQVPREEMYRFYSAGDLFLFPGIRESLGMVFLEAQSCGLPVVAFADGGVPEVVANGVSGLLVEPYSTEQLIAATEKLVLDRQQRYQMGQAAQQYVRQHHDLLRNYGRVNEIICETARTAERAAAKRSPGYCQ
- a CDS encoding glycosyltransferase family 4 protein; protein product: MTCRPEKVLGFLLKGYPRISETFISNEILLLEDMGFPLHIISMRQPREAFSHKSVSQIKAPVDYLPETLIAPLARLMYHNVQLMGRRPAAYAKAYRLMVKRYRRSHKLASIKHLLQAGYLVHAVLPNSGVQHIHAHFAHSPTSVALFSSCLSGLPFSFTAHAKDIYTSAPEQLEEKIRLAQFVVTCTQYNKRYLERLAAGAGPIHCIYHGIDVRLFSAVSTQRRPEPPYRLLSVARLVEKKGLPTVFRALKLLRDRGTDFHYSLIGDGEQRQQILQELARLHLGRMSEWLGTLPHEEVLQHYQNSDLFVLGCEVARNGDRDGIPNVLLESMAMGLPVVATTVSAIPEALEDGRHGLLVPPGRPEAMAAAMKRLLLDQELRSSIIQAARDKVLRQFDNRHLIGQLGELFADAGLPRRPGKVMAG
- a CDS encoding glycosyltransferase: MARRPTYNILMYSHDTYGLGHIRRTLAIATQLREPNVNILILTGSPIVGRFDFPSQIDFVRIPGMIKMTNEEYLPLSIKIDAKHALNIRQTIITATAKAFQPDLFIVDKAPLGLKREVIPTLKWMQRCQPRTRTVLGLRDIMDDAESTRRDWEEKGVYQVLQRYYSEIWVYGKQEYYDPIREYQLPESIARKTLFTGYIARAVTKPATLREVRREQGLGAGDKLVVVTTGGGGDGYALTDTYLTMLENEAELPYYKTVIITGPFMPKKKRNEIARRARRLQIRFYRFYRRMERIIGAADLVVSMGGYNTVCELLSQKKLSLIVPREQPRREQLIRAQILHKHQLVDYIPWRQLEPDLLRQKVHSLLERPEPYLQAIEDFRFTAIEVIRRRLAEFRLLNNEGDQQRNSCSMTASA